A region from the Benincasa hispida cultivar B227 chromosome 12, ASM972705v1, whole genome shotgun sequence genome encodes:
- the LOC120092690 gene encoding zinc finger CCCH domain-containing protein 15 homolog, translating into MGAEGATEQEKCASHNPRTVPITEAQFLSWKRQKDAEASAKRDETARKRAEDIASGAVQMNGRELFLHQPWVFDNTQY; encoded by the exons ATGGGGGCAGAAGGAGCAACGGAACAAGAGAAGTGCGCATCTCATAATCCAAGGACGGTTCCGATCACGGAAGCTCAGTTCCTATCCTGGAAGCGGCAGAAG GATGCTGAGGCATCTGCTAAAAGAGATGAAACAGCAAGGAAGCGTGCAGAAGATATAGCCTCGGGAGCGGTGCAAATGAATGGGCGAGAGCTTTTCCTGCACCAACCATGGGTTTTTGACAATACTCAATATTGA